CGCGGCCGCGATGGGTGGCGGCGACCCGGCGAACGACGTCGGGGGGTCGGCGGACGCGTCCGAGCCGGACGCGCCCGCCGGCGAGCCGCCGGAGGAACCGCCGGACGCAATCGCGGAGGACCTCGCTCGCGTGCAGGACGAGGACGGCGACGACGGGACGGCGGACGCCGAGGGAGACACCAGCGCAGACGAGGACGTGTCACGGACGACGGTGCGGATGGTCGACGACGTGGGCGAGATTTTCGGCGTGGACGAGCGCCCGTACACGCTCGAAGCCGAGGACATCGTGACGCTCCCGGAGGAAAACGCCGCGCCGCTCGTCGAGAAGGACGCCGCCGAGAAACTGGACTGAATGGCCCTCGGGCTGTTGATCCCGATTGCGAGCTTCGCACTCGGACTCGTCTCGTCGACCGTCGTCTGGTTCTACTTTGAGCCACTGTCCGAGGTCAAGAACGTGATTAGCCAGACCGATGCCGACCTACAGTACTACGCACGCGTAATCACGAGTCCGGGTCCAGAAAATCACGGCCAAGCGAAGCTTGATGAGGCATCGGAGGCGCTTCGTACCGACGCCGCACAGCTACGCGCGGCGTCGAATCAAGTGCCCAAATACCGAGTAGCGCGATACGTCGCGGGCTTGCCGTCTCGGGATTCGATAGACATTGCCGCGCGAAAGCTCATGGGATTATCGAACACGGTCTACGCCGATGACCATGAACGGAATACGGAGTGGAAAGAAGAAATCGAGGACAAACTAGAGCTTTCGGAGTGAGATTGTTGGGGCTAGATCACTCACCGCGAACGAGCGAAGCGAGTGAGCGGGCCGACGACTGACCACCGCGCGCCTCTGGCGCGCGACGGGAAGGAGGACGGTTTTTTAGCGTAGCTTTTTGCCAGCAAGCGGCCGAAGGCCGCGAGCGCAGCAAAAAGGTACTATTGGAACGCCCCGGGGGTGCGGTCCTCTTCCTCGGGGGCTTCGGCTTTCTCGAAGCGTTCTTCGATTTGCTCGTACTCTTCGCGGACCTGTTCGTCGACGCTCGGGGTGACTTCGTCGAGGGCGTCCTCGAAGTGCGCCATGGTGACGCGGACGTTCCCGACGGATTCCGTGGCTTCCTCGGGGTCGACGGAGTTGATGAACTCGCGGGTGGCGTTCATCGTGGCTTCGCGCACGAGCGCTTCGACGTCCGCGCCGACGAAGCCGTCGGTGCGCGCGGCGATGTCGTCGAGGTCGACGTCGTCGGCGAGCGGTTTGCTGCGGGTGTGGACGTCGAGGATGGCGCGGCGCGCGGCCTCGTCGGGGACGGGGACGTGGACGTGCCGGTCGAGGCGGCCCGGGCGCAGGAGCGCGTTGTCGATGAGGTCCGGGCGGTTCGTGGTGGCGACGACCACGACGTCCTCCAGTTCCTCGATGCCGTCGAGTTCGGTGAGCAGTTGGCTGACGACGCGTTCGCCGACGCCGGAGTCGCTCATGCCGCGGCCGCGTTCGCCCGCGATGGAGTCGATTTCGTCGAAGAACACCACCGTCGGGGCGTTCGCGCGCGCCTTCTCGAACACCTCGCGGACGCCCTTCTCGGACTCCCCGACGTACTTGTTGAGGAGTTCGGGGCCCTTCACCGAGATGAAGTTGGAGTTGGCCTCGTTGGCGACGGCCTTCGCGAGCAGCGTCTTCCCGGTGCCCGGCGGGCCGTAGAGGAGCACGCCCTTCGCGGACTGGAGGTCCATCGACTCGAACACCTCGGGGTAGTCGAGGGGCCACTGGATGGTCTCGCGGAGGCGCTCTTTGGTGTCTTCGAGGCCGCCGACCTGGTCCCACGTGGTGTCGGGGACTTCCACGAACACCTCGCGGAGCGCCGACGGCTCGATGCCCTTCAGCGCCTCCTTGAAGTCGCGTTCCGTGACGCGGATGGATTCGAGGAGTTCGGCGTCGATTTCGTCGGCTTCGAGGTCGATTTCGGGGCGGACGCGCCGGAGCGCGTTCATCGCGGCTTCCTTCGCGAGGCTCTCGATGTCGGCGCCGACGAAGCCGTGGGTGTTCTCCGCGAACGAGTCGAGGTCCACCTCGTCGGCGAGGGGCATCCCGCGCGTGTGGACTTGGAGAATCTCCTTGCGGCCGTCCTGGTCGGGGACGCCGATTTCGATCTCGCGGTCGAACCGGCCGCCACGGCGGAGCGCGGGGTCGATTGCGTCCACGCGGTTGGTGGCGGCGATGACCGTCACGTCGCCGCGCTCTTCGAGGCCGTCCATGAGGCTGAGCAGTTGCGCGACGACGCGGCGCTCCACGTCGCCCTGGGTCTCGCCGCGCTTGGGCGCGATGGAGTCGAGTTCGTCGATGAAGACGATGGCGGGCGCGTTCTCCTCGGCCTCGTCGAAGACCTCGCGGAGTTGCTCCTCGGACTCCCCGTAGTACTTGGACATGATTTCGGGGCCCGAGATGGTCTGGAAGTTCGCGTCGATCTCGTTGGCGACGGCCTTCGCGATGAGCGTCTTCCCGGTGCCGGGCGGGCCGTGCAGGAGCACGCCCTTCGGCGGTTCGATGCCGAGTTGCTGGAACAACTCGGGGTGACGCATCGGGAGTTCGATCATCTCACGGACCTGTTCGAGTTCGCGGTCGAGGCCGCCGATGTCCTCGTAGGCGACGTTCGGCGTGCCGTCGCCGCCCTCGCCGCCCGCGCCCGCGCCGGGCGCGATTTCCTCGGCGGGGCGCTCGGAGACCTGGATGTCGGTGTCGTTGCTCACGACGACCGTGCCCTCGGGCTCCGTCTCCGCGATTTTCACGGGAATCTGCTGGCCGGAGACCGTGCTCATCCCGCCGAAGCCGAAGGAGATGGGGATGGTCTGGCCGGCGGTGACGGGGCGGCCGTTGAGGCGGTCCCGGACCATCGGCGTGATGTCGCCGCGCACGCGGAGGTTCTGCGGGAGCGCGACGGTGACCGTGGTCGCGGGCTTGATGTCCGCGGGTTCGACGGTCACCTTGTCGTCGATGCCGACGTCGGCCTCCTGCCGGAGGCGCCCGTCGATGCGGACGATGCCCTCGCCCTCGTCCTCGGGGTAGCCCGGCCAGACGCGCGCGACGGCTCGTCCCTGGTCGCCTTTCCCTTCGACGACGACGTAGTCGCCGTTCTCGAGGCCGAGTTCTTCCATGGACGCGCGGTCCACGGCGGCCAATCCGCGGCCGGCGTCCTTCTGCTTGAGCGGCTTGACCGTGAGTTTCATCGTTCCACCTCGACGGTGACGACGCCGTTGTTGATAAGGGCTTTCGCTACGGTGCCCTCGGGCGCGTCGAGTTCGTGTTGCGAGGTCGTTCCGTCCCGTTCGAGGACGAGGATGACCGTGCCGTCGACCACGTCGACCGAGGCGTCGTCGTCGCCGACGCCGAGGTCCGCGACGAGCACGCTCCCGTCGTCGTAGTCGTAGCGGCGAGCCAGCGCGTCGGTCTCGTCGGTGAATGCGTTGAGGCTCATCTTAACTAACGTGAAGTAATCGTCCAGACTTTATAAAGTTGTCGTGCAGTTTTCGGGGACGGTAGCGGTCTACCACCGTACGAGTAGAATTGCGGTTCACACCGACGTAGGTGTTTTGGCGCTGGTCGCCCTCGCCGGGAACATGGAGACGGTCACCCACGACGGTCGCGACACCGCCTACCGCGTCACCGACCGCGGCGGCGACGGCACACCGATGCTCTGCGTCCACGGCAGCGGTGGCACGCACGCGGTCTGGAAGTCACAACTCGGCCGCCTCGCCGGCGAGCGCCCCGTCGCCGCCGTCGACCTCTCGGGGCACGGCGAGAGCGAGGACACCGACGCGGACGCCGGCCCGGACGCGCTGGACGCGTACGCACGAGACGTCCTCGCCGTCGCGGACGAGGTGGACGCGGGCGTCCTCGTCGGGAACAGCCTCGGCGGCGCCGTCGTCCTCACCGCCGTCCTCGACCACGGCGCCGACCTCGACGCCGTCGCGCTCGCCGGGTCCGGCGCGAAACTCTCCGTGTTCGACGACCTGCGGGACTGGCTGGCGGGCGAGAACGGTGGCTTCGAGCGCGCGGTCGAGTTCCTCCACGGCGAAAACATGCTCTTCCACGACCCCAGCGACCGCGAACTCGCGTTCTCGAAGACCGCGATGCGCGAGTGCGGGCGCGAGACGGTCGAACGCGACTTCGTGTCCTGTCATACGTTCGACGTCCGCGACCGACTCGACGAACTCGGCTGCCCGGTGTTCGCGCTGACCGGCGAACACGACCGCCTCACGCCCCCGTCGTTCCACGAGTACGTTGCAGAACACGTGCAGGACGGTGGGTGGACGACCGTCGACGACGCCGCCCACCTCTCGATGCTCGAAGCGCCGGACCGATTCAACGGCAAACTCACTGACTTCCTCTCTGAAATAAAAACCTAAACCCCGTGGGTCCGTTCGCGGAACCACGCCCGATGGACTCCGAATACATCGCGAAAGCTATCATCGCCGCGGCCCTCGTCGCGTCACTCGCGTACTCGCTGCTCGTCCTCCACCAGCCGCTGTTGTTCCTCGGACCGGCGCTGGCGGTCGCGTTCTTCTACCTGTTCTGGCGGCTCGTTCGCGGCGTCGAGCGCATCGCGACGGCGCTCGAAGAACAGGACTAGTAGAGGTCGTCCACGTCCTCCTCGACGTGGCTGTGCTCCTCGGCCGGGAAGTCGCCGGACTCGACCGCGTTCACGTAGTCGCCGATTGCGCGCTCCATCTCCGAGCGCACGTCGCCGAACTGCTTCGAGAACGGCGGACTGTTCTCGGAGATGCCGAGCACGTCGGAGACGACCAGCACTTGGCCGTCGGTGTCCGGGCCGGCGCCGATGCCGATGGTCGGGATGTCGAGGGCGTCGGTGATGTCACCGGCCACGTTCGCGGGGACGTGTTCGAGGACGAGCGAGAACGCGCCCGCCGCCTCGTGTTCTCGGGCGAGGTCGAGCATCCGCTCGGCTGCTTCCTGTTCGGTGCCCTGCCGGAACATCCCGCCGAGTTGGTTGACGTGTTGGGGGGTCAGGCCGAGGTGGGCCATCACGGGAATCCCGAGGTCGGTCAGGCGCTCCGTGAGTTCGACGGTGTGCGGGCCACACTCCAGTTTCACGGCGTCGGCGTCCTCCTCTTTCAACATTCGTCCGCAGTTCTGGACGCTCTCCGCGAGGTCCGCGCCGAAACTCAGGAACGGCATGTCCGCGACGACGACGGCGTCCTCGGTGGCGCGCGCGACGGCGCCCGTGGTGGACGCTATCTCGTCGACAGTGACGGGGAGCGTGTCCTCGTAGCCGAGGGCGGCGTTCCCCACGCTGTCGCCGACGAGAATCAGGTCGACGCCCGCCTCGTCGACGACCTTCGCGGTCGGCGCGTCGTACGCGGTGAGCATCGTGACTGGCTCGTCGCCGTGTTCGCGGACGGTGTTGACGGTCGGCATGTCTCGTGGTCGGAGAGACTCGGTGTTAAACGTACCCGAACCGGCGGCACACAGCGGGGAAGTTAAGCCGCCGGCACGCCTCGGTCGTCGCGTGCCGGAGTTAGAGGAGACGACCGACCCGGACGGCGTGGACTTCGGGTGGGTGATGCAGACGACGTTCGTTCTCACCATCGCGGTCGGCGCGCCCGTCGTCGCCGCGCTGTCGATGTTCTACGAACTGCCGTCGTGGGCGGCGCGCGCGTCGTTCGCGGTGCGCGTCGGCGCCATCGTCTGGTTCGTCACCGCCGTCGCCACCTACGGCTACGCTCGCCGGAACGCCTAGACCCAGCGGAAGTCCGTGCCGGCGCGCTCGGCGGTCACCTCGTCCGAAGCGGAGTCCCCGACGAACAGCGTGCGCTCCGGCGGCACGCCGAGTTCCTCCAGCACCCACGTCAACGCCCGCGGGTCGGGCTTCCGGGCGGGGACGGTGTCCCGGCCGGCGACGACGCTGAACGCGTCGGTGAGGCCGTGCTCGTCGAGCGCGATGCGACACGCCGCCTCGCAGTTCAGCGAACACACCGCGACGGGTGTGTCCGCGTCCGCGAGTTCGTCGGCGGTCGGCAGGCGCGTCGCGCGCGTCGCGCCGTCGCGCTCGTGCTCGGCGATGAGCTCGTGTACCTCCTCACCGATGCCCGCGCCCTCGGCGGCGTCCAGCATCTCCCACGTGTCGTACTCGTCGGGGTCCACGTCCACCGCGCGGAGCGCGCGCTCGATGTCGCGTTCGACCTCGTCCCAGTCCACGTCCAGTCGCACGAGCGTCCCGTCGAGGTCGTAGACGACGGCGTCGTAGTCGGTCACGGCCGCCTGTTCGCGGGAGGGCGTGTTATGGACTTCGGTGGCTAGCGTGGTATTTCGACTCGGAAGGCTATCTCTCAGGGAACTTTTCGAAAGCCCCTGCTCGCTCGACCGTCCGCGACTCGCTGCGCTCCTCGCTCCCTTCGGTCGCTTCGGTGCTTGCGTCGTCGGGGCCGAATCGAGCGAGCAGGGGCTTTCAGTCCCTCCCGCTACCGGTAACTCAGCCGGCAGATACGCGCCGACCGGCAGCCGGTAGTCGGGTGGACTGAAAGGGGCGACAGCCTCGGCGAAGGCCGACGACGCAAGCACGGACGCGAACGGAGTGAGCGACGCGCGCAGCGAGGCGCCCGAGTCGAGGCTGTCGGGGCTTTCGAAGTGGTCTCCGAAGACGCTGTGAATCTAACTGCTGCCCTGACCGTGACGAACGCTTATCCGCCGGCGGGGAGACACTTCGATATGACCGAATCGCTCTCCGTCGGCGTGCTGGGGTACGGCTTCATGGGCGAGGCGCACGCGAACGCGCTCGCTCGCCTCCCGATGTTCTTCCCCGACGCGCCCGAGGTCTCGCGGGACGTGCTGATTGGCCGGGACGAGGACGCCGCCCGGGAGGCCGCCGAGCGCCTCGGATTCAACCGCGTGGCGACGGACTGGCGGGACGCAATCGACGACGTGGACGCGTTCTACAACCTCGGCCCGAATCACGTCCACGTCGAACCCTCTATCGCCGCGCTCGATGCGGGCGTCCACGTCCTCTGTGAGAAACCGCTCGCGCCGACGCTCGACGACGCCGAGCGCATGGTCGACGCCGCCGAATCCAGCGACGCAATCGCCGGGACGGCGTTCAACTATCGCTTCGTGCCCGCGGTCCGGTACGCCAAGCGCCTGCTCGATTCGGGGGAACTCGGCGAGGTGCGCCACGCTCGCTTCCGGTATCTGCAGGACTGGCTGACCGACGCGGACGCGCCGTGGACGTGGCGGATGGACGCCGACAGCGCGGGGTCGGGCGCGCTCGGCGACCTCGGCGCGCACAGTTTCGACCTCGCGCGCTTCCTCGTCGGCGACGTCGACGCCATTTCGGGACATCGCGAGACGTTCGTCGAGGAGCGCACGCCAGAGGGCGGCGGCGACCCGCGACCCGTAACGGTGGACGACGCGTTCTCCGCGCAGGCCGAGTTCGCCTGTGGCGCGATGGGCACCTTCGAGGCGACGCGGTGTGCGCCCGCCCGGAAGAACGGCAACACGTTCGAAATCGACGGCACCGGCGGCGCCGTCCGGTTCGACCTCGAACGCCCGAACGAACTCGACGTGAACTGGCCGGACTCCCGGGGCTTCGAGACGGTGCTCGTCACCGACGACGACGACCCCTACGGCGAGCACTGGTGGCCGCCCGGCCACGTGCTCGGGTGGGAGCACACGTTCGTCCACGAGAACTACGAGTTCCTCTCGGCGGCCGCCGACGGCGGCGCCTTCGAACCCGGCTTCGGCGACGGTCTCGCCGCCCAGCGCCTCCTCGACGCCGTCGCGCGAAGCGACGACCGCCGCGAGTGGGTGTCCGTCTGACGGCGGCGTCCGCCGATGGCGGGGGTCTTTTGGGCGCCCGCGGTGGATTGCTACGTATGCCGACGCTCACTCGTCCCGCCGACCGACCGCGACGCCCAACGGAGGCCGATGCTCTCGCGCATCCGTGAGGACGTGCGCGCGATGCGGCGACGCGACCCCGCCGCGCGCGGCGACCTCGAAGTGTTCCTCTGCTATCCGGGCCTGCACGCGGTCTGGTTCCACGTCTTCCTCGCCGCGCCGCTGTACGCGGCGTGGCCGCTGGCCGGCCGCCTCGTCTCCCAGTTCGCGCGCTTTGGCACCGGCGTCGAGATACACCCCGGCGCCGACGTCGGCCGCCGCGTCACCATCGACCACGGCGCCGGCGTCGTCGTCGGCGAGACCGCCGAAATCGGCGACGACGTCCACATGTACCACGGCGTCACGCTCGGCGGCGACAACCCCGAACCCGTGAAACGCCACCCGACCGTGCGTCCCGGCGCGACGCTCGGCGCGAACGCGACGCTGCTGGGCGACATCGAAATCGGCGAGAACTCGTCGGTCGGCGCCGGCTCGGTCGTCACGCGTGACGTGCCGGCGGGCGCGACGGTCGCGGGCGTCCCCGCGGAGCGAGTGGACGCCGCAGACGTCGAGGCGTAGGAATTTAGTCGAGCAGGCCGCGCGCGATGACTTCCTTCTGAATCTCCGAGGTGCCCTCGTAGATGGTCGTAATCTTCGAGTCGCGGTAGAACCGCTCCACGTCGAAGTCCGTCGTGTAGCCGTAGCCGCCGTGAATCTGGACGGCCTCGTTGGTCACGTCGACGGCCGCCTCGCTCGCGAAGTACTTCGCCTTCGCCGCCGCCGTCCGGTGGTCCTCGCCTCGGTCTGCCTTCCGCGCCGCGTCCCGAGCGAGCAGGCGCGCCGCCTGCGTCTGGGTCTCCATGTCGGCGAGTTTGTGGCGGATGGTCTGAATCTCGGAGAGCGCCTTGTCGAACTGCTCGCGGTCGTGGGCGTACTCGACGGCCGCGTCGAGGCCCGCCTGCGCGAGGCCGACGGCCTGCGACGCGATGCCGATGCGGCCGCCGGTGAGGATGTGGAGCGCCGCCGACAGCCCCCGACCGACCTCCGTCAGCCGGTATTCCTCGGGAATCCGGCAGTCGTCCAACAGGAGCGCCGTCGTGTCGCTCGCGCGCAGCCCGAGTTTGTCCTCCTTCTTCCCGACTTCGAGCCCGTCGGTGTCCTTCGGCACGAGGAACTGCGTGATTTTGTCGTCGTCGCCGTCGACCTTCGCGAACACGATGGCGACGCCCGAGCGCTTCCCGTTCGTGATCCACTGCTTTTTCCCGTTCAGCACGTACTCGTCGCCGTCTTTGACGGCCGACGTCTCCATCTGCGCCGGGTTCGACCCGGCTTCGGGCTCGGAGAGCGCGAACGCCCCCACGGGCCGCCCGTCGGCCATCTCCGGCAGCCACTCCTCCTTGAGGTCGTCGCTCCCGAACTCCGCGATGCAGGACGTCGCGAGGCAGTGGACCGACAGCGCCGTCGCCACCGACAGCGTCCCGTACGCCACCTCCTCGTTGACGACGCTGTACGTCACCGAATCCACGTCCAGCCCGCCGTACTCCTCGGGCACGGTCATCGCCGTCATCCCCATCTCGCCGAGGCCGTCCCACACGTC
The nucleotide sequence above comes from Halobacterium litoreum. Encoded proteins:
- a CDS encoding acyl-CoA dehydrogenase family protein is translated as MDLSAEQRQIRDAVREFAAEEIRPTAAEGDREQSFPEDVWDGLGEMGMTAMTVPEEYGGLDVDSVTYSVVNEEVAYGTLSVATALSVHCLATSCIAEFGSDDLKEEWLPEMADGRPVGAFALSEPEAGSNPAQMETSAVKDGDEYVLNGKKQWITNGKRSGVAIVFAKVDGDDDKITQFLVPKDTDGLEVGKKEDKLGLRASDTTALLLDDCRIPEEYRLTEVGRGLSAALHILTGGRIGIASQAVGLAQAGLDAAVEYAHDREQFDKALSEIQTIRHKLADMETQTQAARLLARDAARKADRGEDHRTAAAKAKYFASEAAVDVTNEAVQIHGGYGYTTDFDVERFYRDSKITTIYEGTSEIQKEVIARGLLD
- a CDS encoding Gfo/Idh/MocA family protein — encoded protein: MTESLSVGVLGYGFMGEAHANALARLPMFFPDAPEVSRDVLIGRDEDAAREAAERLGFNRVATDWRDAIDDVDAFYNLGPNHVHVEPSIAALDAGVHVLCEKPLAPTLDDAERMVDAAESSDAIAGTAFNYRFVPAVRYAKRLLDSGELGEVRHARFRYLQDWLTDADAPWTWRMDADSAGSGALGDLGAHSFDLARFLVGDVDAISGHRETFVEERTPEGGGDPRPVTVDDAFSAQAEFACGAMGTFEATRCAPARKNGNTFEIDGTGGAVRFDLERPNELDVNWPDSRGFETVLVTDDDDPYGEHWWPPGHVLGWEHTFVHENYEFLSAAADGGAFEPGFGDGLAAQRLLDAVARSDDRREWVSV
- a CDS encoding CDC48 family AAA ATPase; its protein translation is MKLTVKPLKQKDAGRGLAAVDRASMEELGLENGDYVVVEGKGDQGRAVARVWPGYPEDEGEGIVRIDGRLRQEADVGIDDKVTVEPADIKPATTVTVALPQNLRVRGDITPMVRDRLNGRPVTAGQTIPISFGFGGMSTVSGQQIPVKIAETEPEGTVVVSNDTDIQVSERPAEEIAPGAGAGGEGGDGTPNVAYEDIGGLDRELEQVREMIELPMRHPELFQQLGIEPPKGVLLHGPPGTGKTLIAKAVANEIDANFQTISGPEIMSKYYGESEEQLREVFDEAEENAPAIVFIDELDSIAPKRGETQGDVERRVVAQLLSLMDGLEERGDVTVIAATNRVDAIDPALRRGGRFDREIEIGVPDQDGRKEILQVHTRGMPLADEVDLDSFAENTHGFVGADIESLAKEAAMNALRRVRPEIDLEADEIDAELLESIRVTERDFKEALKGIEPSALREVFVEVPDTTWDQVGGLEDTKERLRETIQWPLDYPEVFESMDLQSAKGVLLYGPPGTGKTLLAKAVANEANSNFISVKGPELLNKYVGESEKGVREVFEKARANAPTVVFFDEIDSIAGERGRGMSDSGVGERVVSQLLTELDGIEELEDVVVVATTNRPDLIDNALLRPGRLDRHVHVPVPDEAARRAILDVHTRSKPLADDVDLDDIAARTDGFVGADVEALVREATMNATREFINSVDPEEATESVGNVRVTMAHFEDALDEVTPSVDEQVREEYEQIEERFEKAEAPEEEDRTPGAFQ
- a CDS encoding alpha/beta fold hydrolase, which produces METVTHDGRDTAYRVTDRGGDGTPMLCVHGSGGTHAVWKSQLGRLAGERPVAAVDLSGHGESEDTDADAGPDALDAYARDVLAVADEVDAGVLVGNSLGGAVVLTAVLDHGADLDAVALAGSGAKLSVFDDLRDWLAGENGGFERAVEFLHGENMLFHDPSDRELAFSKTAMRECGRETVERDFVSCHTFDVRDRLDELGCPVFALTGEHDRLTPPSFHEYVAEHVQDGGWTTVDDAAHLSMLEAPDRFNGKLTDFLSEIKT
- a CDS encoding DUF7127 family protein, giving the protein MSLNAFTDETDALARRYDYDDGSVLVADLGVGDDDASVDVVDGTVILVLERDGTTSQHELDAPEGTVAKALINNGVVTVEVER
- the cysE gene encoding serine O-acetyltransferase, whose translation is MLSRIREDVRAMRRRDPAARGDLEVFLCYPGLHAVWFHVFLAAPLYAAWPLAGRLVSQFARFGTGVEIHPGADVGRRVTIDHGAGVVVGETAEIGDDVHMYHGVTLGGDNPEPVKRHPTVRPGATLGANATLLGDIEIGENSSVGAGSVVTRDVPAGATVAGVPAERVDAADVEA
- a CDS encoding DUF5822 domain-containing protein, translated to MPELEETTDPDGVDFGWVMQTTFVLTIAVGAPVVAALSMFYELPSWAARASFAVRVGAIVWFVTAVATYGYARRNA
- a CDS encoding HAD family hydrolase; this encodes MTDYDAVVYDLDGTLVRLDVDWDEVERDIERALRAVDVDPDEYDTWEMLDAAEGAGIGEEVHELIAEHERDGATRATRLPTADELADADTPVAVCSLNCEAACRIALDEHGLTDAFSVVAGRDTVPARKPDPRALTWVLEELGVPPERTLFVGDSASDEVTAERAGTDFRWV
- the panB gene encoding 3-methyl-2-oxobutanoate hydroxymethyltransferase — encoded protein: MPTVNTVREHGDEPVTMLTAYDAPTAKVVDEAGVDLILVGDSVGNAALGYEDTLPVTVDEIASTTGAVARATEDAVVVADMPFLSFGADLAESVQNCGRMLKEEDADAVKLECGPHTVELTERLTDLGIPVMAHLGLTPQHVNQLGGMFRQGTEQEAAERMLDLAREHEAAGAFSLVLEHVPANVAGDITDALDIPTIGIGAGPDTDGQVLVVSDVLGISENSPPFSKQFGDVRSEMERAIGDYVNAVESGDFPAEEHSHVEEDVDDLY